One genomic segment of Candidatus Melainabacteria bacterium includes these proteins:
- a CDS encoding tetratricopeptide repeat protein: protein MIYNKTIKNLILLLILIFACTGCTRQQATKASSELDSKWKKISSNVVILYRQGKYSEAIQAAEHALKFAQDSFGKNHENVATSYNNLAELYRATRKYSEAEMLYKKAIEIDKEIFGKENPIVAKDLSNLAVLYRITGDYDNSEKLCKQALKIREKTLGKDDLDVAVSLNNLAVLYRTLEKYSLAEPLLKEALRIREKALGKDNPDVAVSLNNLAELYSVNKKYKEAEELFKRSILILEKSLGKNHPNVATVSQNLVDLYVQMGKPEEALKLKKHINEILSLKN from the coding sequence ATGATTTATAATAAAACAATAAAGAATTTAATTTTGTTGCTAATTTTAATATTTGCTTGTACTGGTTGTACAAGACAGCAAGCAACTAAAGCCTCATCTGAACTTGATAGCAAATGGAAGAAGATAAGTTCAAATGTGGTTATTCTTTACAGGCAAGGAAAGTATTCAGAAGCTATTCAAGCTGCTGAACATGCATTAAAGTTTGCACAAGATTCATTTGGTAAGAATCATGAAAATGTAGCTACTTCCTATAACAATTTAGCTGAATTATACAGAGCAACTAGAAAATATTCTGAAGCTGAGATGCTTTATAAAAAAGCAATTGAAATAGATAAGGAAATATTTGGGAAAGAAAATCCAATTGTTGCAAAAGATCTAAGTAATCTTGCTGTTTTATATAGGATTACTGGTGATTATGATAACAGTGAAAAATTATGTAAACAAGCTTTAAAGATTAGAGAAAAAACTTTAGGTAAGGATGATTTGGATGTTGCAGTTTCATTAAATAATTTAGCAGTACTTTATAGAACCCTTGAAAAATATTCTCTAGCAGAACCTCTACTAAAAGAAGCATTAAGGATAAGAGAAAAAGCCTTAGGCAAGGATAATCCAGATGTTGCAGTATCTTTAAATAATCTTGCAGAATTATATAGTGTCAATAAGAAATATAAAGAAGCTGAAGAATTATTTAAACGTTCTATTTTAATTTTAGAAAAATCTCTTGGCAAAAATCATCCAAATGTAGCTACTGTATCTCAGAACTTAGTTGATCTTTATGTTCAAATGGGTAAACCAGAAGAAGCGTTAAAACTTAAAAAGCATATAAACGAGATACTTTCTTTAAAAAATTAA